ATCCGTGGAGGAGAGAACGTCGGAACCCACAATGGTCAAGTAAGACCTTTTCGAGGTATGGGCATGGATCGGATTCGTTGTCGCGTCTATAGTTTGGGACTGTGGATGTCCCTGCTGATCGTTTCAGCCCCGGTTTCCGCCGGAGAGCCCTCGGCGGCCGCCGGTCGTCTGGCCCTGCACGAAGCCGTCGAGATCGCGCTCAGTCATCACCCCAGTCTCCTGGCCGCGAGGGGGGCCTTGCAGGCTCAGCAGGCGCTCGTGGATGTGGCCCGGTCGAATTTCTTCCCCCAGCTCAGCCTCGGGTCGAGTTATCAGCGCGCGACCGCCAATGTCAACAGCTCCGGCAATTCGGCCGCTCTGGGGAATACCTCTTTGAGAGGTTCCTCCTCCGGGAGCCTCAACGAGTCGTTTAACAACTACTCGGCGACCCTCACGCTGCAACAACGCATCTTCGATTTTGGGAAGGTCGGCGCGGACGTCGAGGCCGCGCGCGAAAATATGCAGGGGAGCAGCTGGAGTGAAGAGGCTTCCCGGCAAACGGTTACGGTCAACGTCAAGGTGGCCTACTTCGGCCTTTTGCAGGCCCGGCGCCTGGTTCAGGTCCAGGATGAGACGGTCCAACAGTTCGAACAGCATCTTAAACAGGCGGAAGGATTTTTCCAGGCGGGCACGCGCACGCGATACGACGTCACAACGGCGGAAGTGAATCTTACCAACGCGCAACTTAATCTCATCAACGCCCAGAATGCTGAAACGGTGGCCCGAGTGACGTTGGCGAACACCATGGGCGTGCCGGAACGGCCCATTGGGGAGTTGGAAGACCTGCTGAGTTTTCAAAAGTTCGAGATCTCCGAGGATCAGGCCATCCAGGAGGCCCTTGCGAACCGGCCGGAATTACTCTCGCTTTCGGCGCAGCGTCAGGCCGCGGAGGCGTCGGTTCGCTCGGCTCAACGTAATTATTTCCCCGTGCTTTCCGGCGTGGCCGACTACTCCTATGGCGGGGAGGATTTCCCGTTGGTCCGGAATTGGGATGCGGGGGTGAGCCTGACCTTTTCGATTTTTTCCGGTTACTTGATGCAATCCCAAATCGCGCAGGCCCGGGCCAATCAGGTCGTGATCGGGGCGAACGAAGAGGCGTTTCGGCAGAATATAATTCTCGAAGTCCACCAGGCTTTTTCAAATCTCACGGAGGCTGAAAAGAGGGTTCAGACCTCGGAGATCGTGGTTCGCCAAGCCGAAGAAAACCTGGATCTGGCGAACGGCCGGTTTCAGGCCGGTGTGGGGACAACGGTGGAGCAAACCGACGCCCAAGTGCTCCTGACAAATGCCAAGACCTCCCAGGTTCAGGCCCTCTACGACTACCGGGTGGCCGAGGCCCAGTTGCAAAAGGCGATGGGGCGAAAGGAATAGTCCGGAATCCGTGATCTATGTTAATGAGGTGACATGACCTTTTTAAGAAAAAAGTGGTACCTGATCGTCGGTCTTCTGATCGTCGCCATCCTGGGGTTCTTTTTCTTCCGGGACGGTAAATCGGCCGTGCAATATAAGACCAAGAAAGTGGAACAGGGCGAGATCACGGCCACCGTTTCAGCGACCGGGAAGGTCAACGCCGTCGTCACCGTTCAGGTGGGAAGCCAGGTTTCCGGAACGATCCAGCGGCTCTTCGCCGATTTCAACTCCGAGGTGAAAAAGGGACAGATCGTGGCCCAGATCGACCCGGCGCTATTTGAAGCCCAGGTGGAGCAGGCCCGGGCGAAGCTGGCCAACGACGAGGCCAATCAGGAAAAAGCGCGGGTGGTCGTCGTGGACGCCAAGCGCAACCTCGGCCGAATGGAGGAACTTCTCTCGAAGAACTTAGTCGCCCAAAGCGACAAGGATACCACGCAGACCGCGTACGACTCCGCCTTGGCCGAACAGAAGGCCGCCGAGGCGCAAGTCTTGGAGGACCGGGCCTCTCTCAAACTGACCGAGACGAACCTTCGCTACACCACCATCCGGTCTCCCGTTGACGGGATCGTGATCTCACGGACCGTGGACGTGGGCCAGACCGTGGCCGCTTCGCTTCAGGCCCCCACGCTTTTCACCATTGCGCAAGACCTGACCGAGATGCAGGTCGACACCAGCGTCGATGAAGCCGACATCGGGAAGGTGCGGCTCGGTCAGGAGTCGGAGTTCACCGTCGACGCGTATCCCACGACTCCGTTTCATGGGACGGTCCACGACATCTACAACGAGCCGCTGGTGGTTCAGAACGTCGTTACCTATGATGCGATTATCCGGGTCAAGAACCCCGATCTGAAGCTCAAGCCGGGAATGACGGCCAATATCACGATCAAAGTCGGCCATCGGGACAACGCCGTTAAACTTCCCAACGCGGCGCTCCGTTATAGTCCCGAAAGAGCCCCGGGCGCGGAAAGTTCGCCCAAGGCGGGCAAAGCCGATGCCGCCAAGATCTGGATCTTACAGAACGGCGCTCCGGTTCCGGTGTCGGTCGCTTTGGGATTGAACGACGGGAACTTTACCGAAGTGGTCTCGGGACCGTTGAAGCCGGGCGATGAAGCGATCGTCGAAAAGATCCAAAAGAACGGTTCGTCGCAAGGCGGGGGAAGACCGCCGTTTATGCGGTTCTAACGGGGGGATCGCGGGATTTAAAAGATGACGCTGCCGTTGATCCAGATCGAGGACCTCTGGAAAATTTATCAAACCGGCGAGATCGAGTTGGCCGCTTTGAAAGGGGTGTCTCTTTCCATTCCTCATGGAGAGTTTGTCGCGATTATGGGGCCGTCGGGATCGGGGAAATCCACCATGATGCACATCCTGGGATGTTTGGACCGGCCGACCCGCGGTCGGTATCTTTTAGACGGTGTGGATGTCGGGGGACTCGGACCGAATGATCGGGCCCGGATCCGGAATCACAAGGTCGGCTTCGTCTTTCAGGGGTTTAACCTCCTCCACCGGACGACCGCGATCGAGAATGTGGAGCTTCCGATCCTTTACGACGGCCTCTCGGGTCGCGAGCGGGCCGCG
The nucleotide sequence above comes from Nitrospiria bacterium. Encoded proteins:
- a CDS encoding TolC family protein — its product is MDRIRCRVYSLGLWMSLLIVSAPVSAGEPSAAAGRLALHEAVEIALSHHPSLLAARGALQAQQALVDVARSNFFPQLSLGSSYQRATANVNSSGNSAALGNTSLRGSSSGSLNESFNNYSATLTLQQRIFDFGKVGADVEAARENMQGSSWSEEASRQTVTVNVKVAYFGLLQARRLVQVQDETVQQFEQHLKQAEGFFQAGTRTRYDVTTAEVNLTNAQLNLINAQNAETVARVTLANTMGVPERPIGELEDLLSFQKFEISEDQAIQEALANRPELLSLSAQRQAAEASVRSAQRNYFPVLSGVADYSYGGEDFPLVRNWDAGVSLTFSIFSGYLMQSQIAQARANQVVIGANEEAFRQNIILEVHQAFSNLTEAEKRVQTSEIVVRQAEENLDLANGRFQAGVGTTVEQTDAQVLLTNAKTSQVQALYDYRVAEAQLQKAMGRKE
- a CDS encoding efflux RND transporter periplasmic adaptor subunit gives rise to the protein MTFLRKKWYLIVGLLIVAILGFFFFRDGKSAVQYKTKKVEQGEITATVSATGKVNAVVTVQVGSQVSGTIQRLFADFNSEVKKGQIVAQIDPALFEAQVEQARAKLANDEANQEKARVVVVDAKRNLGRMEELLSKNLVAQSDKDTTQTAYDSALAEQKAAEAQVLEDRASLKLTETNLRYTTIRSPVDGIVISRTVDVGQTVAASLQAPTLFTIAQDLTEMQVDTSVDEADIGKVRLGQESEFTVDAYPTTPFHGTVHDIYNEPLVVQNVVTYDAIIRVKNPDLKLKPGMTANITIKVGHRDNAVKLPNAALRYSPERAPGAESSPKAGKADAAKIWILQNGAPVPVSVALGLNDGNFTEVVSGPLKPGDEAIVEKIQKNGSSQGGGRPPFMRF